GGGCTTTTGGCCATCTTGTTTTCTGTGGATTAGGAGGAATCTTTATCGAGGTACTTAAGGATGTTACTTCGGGTTTAGCTCCAATTGGTAATACAGAGGCTCTAAGCATGATTCGTAGCCTTAAATCCTATAAGATTATAGAAGGTGCTCGAGGGCAGGAGCCTGTTAACGAGGCATTATACGCTAAAGTTATCGAAAGGGTCTCTGAACTATGCAAAATTGCTCCCGAAATTTTTGAAATGGATATCAATCCGCTTCTGGGTAGCAAAGATAAGGTAGTTGCTGTTGATGCAAGAATTAGAATAGAAAAATAGAAAAGGCGGGGATTTCCCGCTTTTTTTACATATTTCCAAAATAAAAACCTTAAAAACAACTAGTAACTATTAAAAAAATTATTTTTGGGACTACAAACTACGACATATTAAAATGAATATTAACCTTAACCTTAATCGATCAATAAGGCAGAAGATTCAACTCTACATTTTGGGCTCTGTTGTTATTGTTTACTTAATTGTATTTGGATTTATAAGCGTTTCTAATCGTAAAGCGGCATTTGATCAGACTGCCAAATTAATATCTTCTTATTCGGATCGGTATGCTGGTGAAATTGGCTCCAACTTGAACTCCGACATGTCCGCACTTCGGACGCTGGCTAGCACCTCTATTATAAATGAAAATGTGGGGATTCCTGCTTTCATGGATTTGAAAAATGACATGATTAGAAGCACCTTTAAGGCAAACCCAAACGTTTACTCATTTTGGGATAGCTGGGAGTACTCCTACATTAAACCTGGTTGGAGTAAAGACTGTGGAAGGGTTGCTTTTACCATTTGGACAGAAGGAGGACAAACGAAGGAGTCAATTACAGAAAGAAGTTTGGACGGAGACCCCGAGATCTATGCTCACCAAAAAGTACTTAAAAAGGAGAATGCCTTCGAACCGTACATGGACGTTTTTGCAGCAGGCAAAGCCGAGGCGCAAATGATGACAAGCCTTGCAGTGCCGTTACTCCGTAATGGAAAGTTCGTTGGACTAATGGCGGAAGATGTAACTCTTAACCAGTTTCAAAAGCTACTTGAAGGAATAAAGCCACTCCCTGATGCAGAAGCAATGCTGATTTCTCAAAATGGAATTATAGCAGGTTTTCCTAATAAGGAGATGCTAAGCAAAAAGGTAATTGCGCTTTTGGGGAAGGATTGTGATGTTCAGGTTTTGGATAGCATAAAAAATGGTAAGCGATTCTCTTTTATTGCCAACGATTCGCTGGGAGTGGAGCGCTACTTTGCTTTTTCTCCTATCGCAATTGGGCGTGATGGAGACACTTGGTCGCTAGGTATATCAGTTCCCGTTTCAACTATATACCAGCAAACCAATAGAAACTTCATGATTTCCATTTTGGTCGGTCTTTTGGGCTTGGCGCTAATTTGGATTATCAATTTAATACTATCAACAAGCATAACGAACCCAATTAAGCAACTTACCAGCTTGCTACACAGGATGGCCAGGGGAGAGGTATCGCAGAATATGAAGGTTAACGTGCAGACTCATGATGAGCTTGGAGACATGAGTAAGGCTCTTAATCAAACGCTCGATAGCCTTATCCAAAAGGAGCATTTCGCCAATCAAATAGGAAAGGGAGACTTAAACGTAGATTTAACCTTAATGAGCGAAGATGATATCCTAGGGAAATCGTTGCTACGCATGCGTAACGACCTAAAGAAGGCTAAAGATGAGGATGAAATTCGTCAAGTAAATGATGATAGAAGAAGATGGGCTGCCGAAACTATCGCCAAAATAAACGACATCATTCGCTACAACAACCACGATATTGACTTGCTTTGCAAAACACTGGTAAAGGAGGTTGTGTATTCTGTTGATGCTAACCAAGGAGGAATTTTCCTTTTAAATGAGGATAATGAAATAGATGTAAGCTACGATTTAGTTGCCGCCTTTGCCTATAATAGGCATAAGCTAATGAAGCGTAGTTTCAA
This Alistipes sp. ZOR0009 DNA region includes the following protein-coding sequences:
- a CDS encoding GAF domain-containing protein; translation: MNINLNLNRSIRQKIQLYILGSVVIVYLIVFGFISVSNRKAAFDQTAKLISSYSDRYAGEIGSNLNSDMSALRTLASTSIINENVGIPAFMDLKNDMIRSTFKANPNVYSFWDSWEYSYIKPGWSKDCGRVAFTIWTEGGQTKESITERSLDGDPEIYAHQKVLKKENAFEPYMDVFAAGKAEAQMMTSLAVPLLRNGKFVGLMAEDVTLNQFQKLLEGIKPLPDAEAMLISQNGIIAGFPNKEMLSKKVIALLGKDCDVQVLDSIKNGKRFSFIANDSLGVERYFAFSPIAIGRDGDTWSLGISVPVSTIYQQTNRNFMISILVGLLGLALIWIINLILSTSITNPIKQLTSLLHRMARGEVSQNMKVNVQTHDELGDMSKALNQTLDSLIQKEHFANQIGKGDLNVDLTLMSEDDILGKSLLRMRNDLKKAKDEDEIRQVNDDRRRWAAETIAKINDIIRYNNHDIDLLCKTLVKEVVYSVDANQGGIFLLNEDNEIDVSYDLVAAFAYNRHKLMKRSFKPGEGLIGTCIAEKEPVYLTELPNDFVEITSGLGGANPKNILIVPFVHDSKVLGVLEIASFKLFAEYEREVILKIADSFASAISFAKTGSMTQRLLEQSKIQAEMMAAQEEEMRQNLEELRSTQEESLRQHTEQEGLIEAISKSVLWTEYDLNGKIVNVSDKVVQKMGISKDKLLGSDALQDYLSTGKDKDSFTHLWNNVRLGAAQRVVSHRKDGLSSATVIDTYTPIRVDNETRKIIKVSYDITESMN